A window of the Helianthus annuus cultivar XRQ/B chromosome 4, HanXRQr2.0-SUNRISE, whole genome shotgun sequence genome harbors these coding sequences:
- the LOC110935864 gene encoding serine/threonine-protein kinase BLUS1 isoform X1, producing the protein MFNRFCLFINLLFDLRVDEMEKKKFPVGAEHYALYEEIGQGVSASVFRAKCLPNNEIVAIKVLDFERGSVDLNNISREAQTMFLVDHPNVLKSHCSFVNDHNVWVVMPFMPGGSCLHILKSAHPEGFEEVVIATILREVLKALVYLHDHGIIHRDIKAGNILICERGAIKLGDLGVSACLFNSGDRQRTRNTFVGTPCWMAPEVMEQLHGYDFKADIWSFGITALELAHGHAPFSKYPPMKVLLMTLQNAPPGLDYERDKKFSKSFKQMIASCLVKDPSKRPTSKKLLKHSFFKQARSNEFIARKLLEGLPTLGDRLQALKKKEEYMLVQKKIPDGQKEEMSQNEYKRGISSWDFDLDDLKAQASLIPDEETITDKDQLRDAISFNGTGAGEKELPHQLSYTSKASKATDSAGPASILNSTATFSVGKYESSTNGDPSLQNCSSHNENCKKSDIAGKCNLDITRKPVNGIGSHSHQGEASSGCIPVNDFSGKLQSQNHEVPTANGSQCLLISDDVASDKIPKPILTSDEQDEKSKCQVIQQKGRFKVTSEDPDTDKVASTSPLKSPNMQVIIEHPPGPQLSQVDTTSMPQNQATHLQRNDISGSTGEATGRGNSGLDAACTAANITRLEKSMLVATDDKEKELLNEITDLHRRLLCKQEELQRYKAGNTQV; encoded by the exons ATGTTCAATagattttgtttatttataaacttgTTGTTTGATTTGCGAGTGGATGAAATGGAGAAGAAGAAGTTTCCAGTCGGAGCAGAGCATTATGCTCTGTATGAGGAGATAGGGCAAGGCGTCAGTGCTTCGGTTTTTCGAGCAAAGTGTCTTCCGAACAATGAGATTGTTGCGATTAAAGTTCTCGATTTTGAACGCGGCAGTGTCGATTTG AACAATATATCACGTGAAGCTCAGACAATGTTCCTGGTTGATCATCCAAATGTTCTTAAATCACATTGTTCGTTTGTAAACGACCATAATGTATGGGTTGTCATGCCTTTTATGCCTGGTGGTTCTTGTCTCCACATATTGAAGTCTGCGCATCCTGAGGGTTTTGAGGAAGTTGTTATTGCAACTATACTGCGCGAAGTATTAAAGGCATTGGTGTATCTTCATGATCACGGTATCATTCATCGTGATATCAAA GCTGGAAATATTCTCATCTGTGAGCGAGGTGCAATCAAGCTTGGTGATCTCGGTGTTTCTGCTTGCCTGTTTAATTCTGGAGATAGACAACGCACAAGGAATACATTTGTTGGGACCCCCTgctg GATGGCACCTGAGGTTATGGAACAATTACATGGCTATGACTTCAA GGCTGATATCTGGTCCTTTGGCATTACAGCTCTGGAGCTTGCTCATGGTCATGCTCCTTTTTCAAAATATCCTCCAATGAAG GTTTTGCTCATGACATTGCAAAATGCACCTCCTGGTCTTGACTATGAGAGGGACAAGAAGTTTTCTAAG TCTTTTAAGCAGATGATTGCAAGCTGTTTGGTTAAAGATCCTTCGAAACGTCCTACTTCAAAGAAGCTACTTAAGCATTCCTTTTTCAAACAAGCTAGATCTAATGAGTTTATTGCACGTAAGCTTTTAGAAGGCCTGCCAACACTTGGTGATCGCCTTCAGGCATTGAAG AAAAAGGAAGAATATATGCTTGTGCAAAAGAAAATACCAGATGGACAGAAGGAAGAAATGTCACAG AACGAGTACAAAAGAGGTATTAGCAGCTGGGACTTTGACCTTGATGATTTGAAAGCTCAGGCATCCTTG ATACCGGATGAGGAAACTATAACTGACAAAGATCAGTTACGGGACGCAATTTCTTTCAATGGGACTGGTGCTGGTGAAAAGGAACTACCACATCAATTATCATACACGAGCAAGGCTTCAAAAGCTACAGATTCT GCAGGACCTGCTTCAATTCTCAACTCTACTGCAACATTCTCAGT AGGCAAATATGAGAGTTCTACCAATGGAGACCCGAGCTTGCAGAACTGTTCTTCACATAATGAAAATTGCAAGAAGAGCGATATTGCTGGAAAATGCAACTTGGATATTACTAGAAAACCTGTTAATGGAATCGGATCTCATTCGCACCAAGGAGAAGCTTCATCTGGATGCATTCCAGTCAATGA TTTCAGTGGCAAGTTGCAAAGTCAGAATCATGAAGTCCCTACCGCTAATGGATCTCAATGCCTCTTGATATCAGATGATGTGGCATCTGATAAAATACCTAAACCAATAC TAACTAGTGATGAACAAGATGAGAAATCGAAGTGCCAAGTTATTCAACAAAAAGGCCGTTTTAAAGTTACTTCTGAGGATCCCGACACGGATAAG GTAGCTTCAACTTCACCGCTAAAGAGCCCGAACATGCAG GTAATAATTGAACATCCACCTGGCCCTCAGTTGTCTCAAGTGGATACTACTTCAATGCCACAAAATCAAGCCACTCATCTCCAAAGG AATGACATTTCAGGTTCTACCGGTGAGGCTACAGGTCGGG GCAACAGCGGCTTAGACGCTGCATGCACAGCAGCCAACATCACTAGACTAGAAAAATCGATG CTAGTGGCAACTGACGATAAAGAAAAAGAACTACTTAATGAGATAACCGATTTACATCGAAG GCTTTTATGTAAACAGGAAGAGCTCCAGAGATATAAAGCAGGAAATACACAG gtgTGA
- the LOC110935864 gene encoding serine/threonine-protein kinase BLUS1 isoform X2, translating to MFNRFCLFINLLFDLRVDEMEKKKFPVGAEHYALYEEIGQGVSASVFRAKCLPNNEIVAIKVLDFERGSVDLNNISREAQTMFLVDHPNVLKSHCSFVNDHNVWVVMPFMPGGSCLHILKSAHPEGFEEVVIATILREVLKALVYLHDHGIIHRDIKAGNILICERGAIKLGDLGVSACLFNSGDRQRTRNTFVGTPCWMAPEVMEQLHGYDFKADIWSFGITALELAHGHAPFSKYPPMKVLLMTLQNAPPGLDYERDKKFSKSFKQMIASCLVKDPSKRPTSKKLLKHSFFKQARSNEFIARKLLEGLPTLGDRLQALKKKEEYMLVQKKIPDGQKEEMSQNEYKRGISSWDFDLDDLKAQASLIPDEETITDKDQLRDAISFNGTGAGEKELPHQLSYTSKASKATDSAGPASILNSTATFSVGKYESSTNGDPSLQNCSSHNENCKKSDIAGKCNLDITRKPVNGIGSHSHQGEASSGCIPVNDFSGKLQSQNHEVPTANGSQCLLISDDVASDKIPKPILTSDEQDEKSKCQVIQQKGRFKVTSEDPDTDKVASTSPLKSPNMQVIIEHPPGPQLSQVDTTSMPQNQATHLQRNDISGSTGEATGNSGLDAACTAANITRLEKSMLVATDDKEKELLNEITDLHRRLLCKQEELQRYKAGNTQV from the exons ATGTTCAATagattttgtttatttataaacttgTTGTTTGATTTGCGAGTGGATGAAATGGAGAAGAAGAAGTTTCCAGTCGGAGCAGAGCATTATGCTCTGTATGAGGAGATAGGGCAAGGCGTCAGTGCTTCGGTTTTTCGAGCAAAGTGTCTTCCGAACAATGAGATTGTTGCGATTAAAGTTCTCGATTTTGAACGCGGCAGTGTCGATTTG AACAATATATCACGTGAAGCTCAGACAATGTTCCTGGTTGATCATCCAAATGTTCTTAAATCACATTGTTCGTTTGTAAACGACCATAATGTATGGGTTGTCATGCCTTTTATGCCTGGTGGTTCTTGTCTCCACATATTGAAGTCTGCGCATCCTGAGGGTTTTGAGGAAGTTGTTATTGCAACTATACTGCGCGAAGTATTAAAGGCATTGGTGTATCTTCATGATCACGGTATCATTCATCGTGATATCAAA GCTGGAAATATTCTCATCTGTGAGCGAGGTGCAATCAAGCTTGGTGATCTCGGTGTTTCTGCTTGCCTGTTTAATTCTGGAGATAGACAACGCACAAGGAATACATTTGTTGGGACCCCCTgctg GATGGCACCTGAGGTTATGGAACAATTACATGGCTATGACTTCAA GGCTGATATCTGGTCCTTTGGCATTACAGCTCTGGAGCTTGCTCATGGTCATGCTCCTTTTTCAAAATATCCTCCAATGAAG GTTTTGCTCATGACATTGCAAAATGCACCTCCTGGTCTTGACTATGAGAGGGACAAGAAGTTTTCTAAG TCTTTTAAGCAGATGATTGCAAGCTGTTTGGTTAAAGATCCTTCGAAACGTCCTACTTCAAAGAAGCTACTTAAGCATTCCTTTTTCAAACAAGCTAGATCTAATGAGTTTATTGCACGTAAGCTTTTAGAAGGCCTGCCAACACTTGGTGATCGCCTTCAGGCATTGAAG AAAAAGGAAGAATATATGCTTGTGCAAAAGAAAATACCAGATGGACAGAAGGAAGAAATGTCACAG AACGAGTACAAAAGAGGTATTAGCAGCTGGGACTTTGACCTTGATGATTTGAAAGCTCAGGCATCCTTG ATACCGGATGAGGAAACTATAACTGACAAAGATCAGTTACGGGACGCAATTTCTTTCAATGGGACTGGTGCTGGTGAAAAGGAACTACCACATCAATTATCATACACGAGCAAGGCTTCAAAAGCTACAGATTCT GCAGGACCTGCTTCAATTCTCAACTCTACTGCAACATTCTCAGT AGGCAAATATGAGAGTTCTACCAATGGAGACCCGAGCTTGCAGAACTGTTCTTCACATAATGAAAATTGCAAGAAGAGCGATATTGCTGGAAAATGCAACTTGGATATTACTAGAAAACCTGTTAATGGAATCGGATCTCATTCGCACCAAGGAGAAGCTTCATCTGGATGCATTCCAGTCAATGA TTTCAGTGGCAAGTTGCAAAGTCAGAATCATGAAGTCCCTACCGCTAATGGATCTCAATGCCTCTTGATATCAGATGATGTGGCATCTGATAAAATACCTAAACCAATAC TAACTAGTGATGAACAAGATGAGAAATCGAAGTGCCAAGTTATTCAACAAAAAGGCCGTTTTAAAGTTACTTCTGAGGATCCCGACACGGATAAG GTAGCTTCAACTTCACCGCTAAAGAGCCCGAACATGCAG GTAATAATTGAACATCCACCTGGCCCTCAGTTGTCTCAAGTGGATACTACTTCAATGCCACAAAATCAAGCCACTCATCTCCAAAGG AATGACATTTCAGGTTCTACCGGTGAGGCTACAG GCAACAGCGGCTTAGACGCTGCATGCACAGCAGCCAACATCACTAGACTAGAAAAATCGATG CTAGTGGCAACTGACGATAAAGAAAAAGAACTACTTAATGAGATAACCGATTTACATCGAAG GCTTTTATGTAAACAGGAAGAGCTCCAGAGATATAAAGCAGGAAATACACAG gtgTGA
- the LOC110935864 gene encoding serine/threonine-protein kinase BLUS1 isoform X4, protein MFNRFCLFINLLFDLRVDEMEKKKFPVGAEHYALYEEIGQGVSASVFRAKCLPNNEIVAIKVLDFERGSVDLNNISREAQTMFLVDHPNVLKSHCSFVNDHNVWVVMPFMPGGSCLHILKSAHPEGFEEVVIATILREVLKALVYLHDHGIIHRDIKAGNILICERGAIKLGDLGVSACLFNSGDRQRTRNTFVGTPCWMAPEVMEQLHGYDFKADIWSFGITALELAHGHAPFSKYPPMKVLLMTLQNAPPGLDYERDKKFSKSFKQMIASCLVKDPSKRPTSKKLLKHSFFKQARSNEFIARKLLEGLPTLGDRLQALKKKEEYMLVQKKIPDGQKEEMSQNEYKRGISSWDFDLDDLKAQASLIPDEETITDKDQLRDAISFNGTGAGEKELPHQLSYTSKASKATDSAGPASILNSTATFSVGKYESSTNGDPSLQNCSSHNENCKKSDIAGKCNLDITRKPVNGIGSHSHQGEASSGCIPVNDFSGKLQSQNHEVPTANGSQCLLISDDVASDKIPKPILTSDEQDEKSKCQVIQQKGRFKVTSEDPDTDKVASTSPLKSPNMQVIIEHPPGPQLSQVDTTSMPQNQATHLQRNDISGSTGNSGLDAACTAANITRLEKSMLVATDDKEKELLNEITDLHRRLLCKQEELQRYKAGNTQV, encoded by the exons ATGTTCAATagattttgtttatttataaacttgTTGTTTGATTTGCGAGTGGATGAAATGGAGAAGAAGAAGTTTCCAGTCGGAGCAGAGCATTATGCTCTGTATGAGGAGATAGGGCAAGGCGTCAGTGCTTCGGTTTTTCGAGCAAAGTGTCTTCCGAACAATGAGATTGTTGCGATTAAAGTTCTCGATTTTGAACGCGGCAGTGTCGATTTG AACAATATATCACGTGAAGCTCAGACAATGTTCCTGGTTGATCATCCAAATGTTCTTAAATCACATTGTTCGTTTGTAAACGACCATAATGTATGGGTTGTCATGCCTTTTATGCCTGGTGGTTCTTGTCTCCACATATTGAAGTCTGCGCATCCTGAGGGTTTTGAGGAAGTTGTTATTGCAACTATACTGCGCGAAGTATTAAAGGCATTGGTGTATCTTCATGATCACGGTATCATTCATCGTGATATCAAA GCTGGAAATATTCTCATCTGTGAGCGAGGTGCAATCAAGCTTGGTGATCTCGGTGTTTCTGCTTGCCTGTTTAATTCTGGAGATAGACAACGCACAAGGAATACATTTGTTGGGACCCCCTgctg GATGGCACCTGAGGTTATGGAACAATTACATGGCTATGACTTCAA GGCTGATATCTGGTCCTTTGGCATTACAGCTCTGGAGCTTGCTCATGGTCATGCTCCTTTTTCAAAATATCCTCCAATGAAG GTTTTGCTCATGACATTGCAAAATGCACCTCCTGGTCTTGACTATGAGAGGGACAAGAAGTTTTCTAAG TCTTTTAAGCAGATGATTGCAAGCTGTTTGGTTAAAGATCCTTCGAAACGTCCTACTTCAAAGAAGCTACTTAAGCATTCCTTTTTCAAACAAGCTAGATCTAATGAGTTTATTGCACGTAAGCTTTTAGAAGGCCTGCCAACACTTGGTGATCGCCTTCAGGCATTGAAG AAAAAGGAAGAATATATGCTTGTGCAAAAGAAAATACCAGATGGACAGAAGGAAGAAATGTCACAG AACGAGTACAAAAGAGGTATTAGCAGCTGGGACTTTGACCTTGATGATTTGAAAGCTCAGGCATCCTTG ATACCGGATGAGGAAACTATAACTGACAAAGATCAGTTACGGGACGCAATTTCTTTCAATGGGACTGGTGCTGGTGAAAAGGAACTACCACATCAATTATCATACACGAGCAAGGCTTCAAAAGCTACAGATTCT GCAGGACCTGCTTCAATTCTCAACTCTACTGCAACATTCTCAGT AGGCAAATATGAGAGTTCTACCAATGGAGACCCGAGCTTGCAGAACTGTTCTTCACATAATGAAAATTGCAAGAAGAGCGATATTGCTGGAAAATGCAACTTGGATATTACTAGAAAACCTGTTAATGGAATCGGATCTCATTCGCACCAAGGAGAAGCTTCATCTGGATGCATTCCAGTCAATGA TTTCAGTGGCAAGTTGCAAAGTCAGAATCATGAAGTCCCTACCGCTAATGGATCTCAATGCCTCTTGATATCAGATGATGTGGCATCTGATAAAATACCTAAACCAATAC TAACTAGTGATGAACAAGATGAGAAATCGAAGTGCCAAGTTATTCAACAAAAAGGCCGTTTTAAAGTTACTTCTGAGGATCCCGACACGGATAAG GTAGCTTCAACTTCACCGCTAAAGAGCCCGAACATGCAG GTAATAATTGAACATCCACCTGGCCCTCAGTTGTCTCAAGTGGATACTACTTCAATGCCACAAAATCAAGCCACTCATCTCCAAAGG AATGACATTTCAGGTTCTACCG GCAACAGCGGCTTAGACGCTGCATGCACAGCAGCCAACATCACTAGACTAGAAAAATCGATG CTAGTGGCAACTGACGATAAAGAAAAAGAACTACTTAATGAGATAACCGATTTACATCGAAG GCTTTTATGTAAACAGGAAGAGCTCCAGAGATATAAAGCAGGAAATACACAG gtgTGA
- the LOC110935864 gene encoding serine/threonine-protein kinase BLUS1 isoform X3 → MFNRFCLFINLLFDLRVDEMEKKKFPVGAEHYALYEEIGQGVSASVFRAKCLPNNEIVAIKVLDFERGSVDLNNISREAQTMFLVDHPNVLKSHCSFVNDHNVWVVMPFMPGGSCLHILKSAHPEGFEEVVIATILREVLKALVYLHDHGIIHRDIKAGNILICERGAIKLGDLGVSACLFNSGDRQRTRNTFVGTPCWMAPEVMEQLHGYDFKADIWSFGITALELAHGHAPFSKYPPMKVLLMTLQNAPPGLDYERDKKFSKSFKQMIASCLVKDPSKRPTSKKLLKHSFFKQARSNEFIARKLLEGLPTLGDRLQALKKKEEYMLVQKKIPDGQKEEMSQNEYKRGISSWDFDLDDLKAQASLIPDEETITDKDQLRDAISFNGTGAGEKELPHQLSYTSKASKATDSAGPASILNSTATFSVGKYESSTNGDPSLQNCSSHNENCKKSDIAGKCNLDITRKPVNGIGSHSHQGEASSGCIPVNDGKLQSQNHEVPTANGSQCLLISDDVASDKIPKPILTSDEQDEKSKCQVIQQKGRFKVTSEDPDTDKVASTSPLKSPNMQVIIEHPPGPQLSQVDTTSMPQNQATHLQRNDISGSTGEATGRGNSGLDAACTAANITRLEKSMLVATDDKEKELLNEITDLHRRLLCKQEELQRYKAGNTQV, encoded by the exons ATGTTCAATagattttgtttatttataaacttgTTGTTTGATTTGCGAGTGGATGAAATGGAGAAGAAGAAGTTTCCAGTCGGAGCAGAGCATTATGCTCTGTATGAGGAGATAGGGCAAGGCGTCAGTGCTTCGGTTTTTCGAGCAAAGTGTCTTCCGAACAATGAGATTGTTGCGATTAAAGTTCTCGATTTTGAACGCGGCAGTGTCGATTTG AACAATATATCACGTGAAGCTCAGACAATGTTCCTGGTTGATCATCCAAATGTTCTTAAATCACATTGTTCGTTTGTAAACGACCATAATGTATGGGTTGTCATGCCTTTTATGCCTGGTGGTTCTTGTCTCCACATATTGAAGTCTGCGCATCCTGAGGGTTTTGAGGAAGTTGTTATTGCAACTATACTGCGCGAAGTATTAAAGGCATTGGTGTATCTTCATGATCACGGTATCATTCATCGTGATATCAAA GCTGGAAATATTCTCATCTGTGAGCGAGGTGCAATCAAGCTTGGTGATCTCGGTGTTTCTGCTTGCCTGTTTAATTCTGGAGATAGACAACGCACAAGGAATACATTTGTTGGGACCCCCTgctg GATGGCACCTGAGGTTATGGAACAATTACATGGCTATGACTTCAA GGCTGATATCTGGTCCTTTGGCATTACAGCTCTGGAGCTTGCTCATGGTCATGCTCCTTTTTCAAAATATCCTCCAATGAAG GTTTTGCTCATGACATTGCAAAATGCACCTCCTGGTCTTGACTATGAGAGGGACAAGAAGTTTTCTAAG TCTTTTAAGCAGATGATTGCAAGCTGTTTGGTTAAAGATCCTTCGAAACGTCCTACTTCAAAGAAGCTACTTAAGCATTCCTTTTTCAAACAAGCTAGATCTAATGAGTTTATTGCACGTAAGCTTTTAGAAGGCCTGCCAACACTTGGTGATCGCCTTCAGGCATTGAAG AAAAAGGAAGAATATATGCTTGTGCAAAAGAAAATACCAGATGGACAGAAGGAAGAAATGTCACAG AACGAGTACAAAAGAGGTATTAGCAGCTGGGACTTTGACCTTGATGATTTGAAAGCTCAGGCATCCTTG ATACCGGATGAGGAAACTATAACTGACAAAGATCAGTTACGGGACGCAATTTCTTTCAATGGGACTGGTGCTGGTGAAAAGGAACTACCACATCAATTATCATACACGAGCAAGGCTTCAAAAGCTACAGATTCT GCAGGACCTGCTTCAATTCTCAACTCTACTGCAACATTCTCAGT AGGCAAATATGAGAGTTCTACCAATGGAGACCCGAGCTTGCAGAACTGTTCTTCACATAATGAAAATTGCAAGAAGAGCGATATTGCTGGAAAATGCAACTTGGATATTACTAGAAAACCTGTTAATGGAATCGGATCTCATTCGCACCAAGGAGAAGCTTCATCTGGATGCATTCCAGTCAATGA TGGCAAGTTGCAAAGTCAGAATCATGAAGTCCCTACCGCTAATGGATCTCAATGCCTCTTGATATCAGATGATGTGGCATCTGATAAAATACCTAAACCAATAC TAACTAGTGATGAACAAGATGAGAAATCGAAGTGCCAAGTTATTCAACAAAAAGGCCGTTTTAAAGTTACTTCTGAGGATCCCGACACGGATAAG GTAGCTTCAACTTCACCGCTAAAGAGCCCGAACATGCAG GTAATAATTGAACATCCACCTGGCCCTCAGTTGTCTCAAGTGGATACTACTTCAATGCCACAAAATCAAGCCACTCATCTCCAAAGG AATGACATTTCAGGTTCTACCGGTGAGGCTACAGGTCGGG GCAACAGCGGCTTAGACGCTGCATGCACAGCAGCCAACATCACTAGACTAGAAAAATCGATG CTAGTGGCAACTGACGATAAAGAAAAAGAACTACTTAATGAGATAACCGATTTACATCGAAG GCTTTTATGTAAACAGGAAGAGCTCCAGAGATATAAAGCAGGAAATACACAG gtgTGA